From Candidatus Eremiobacteraceae bacterium, the proteins below share one genomic window:
- the lipA gene encoding lipoyl synthase — protein sequence MIARKPEWLKVKLPTGENYNNLLSIVRERKLHTVCQEAMCPNIAECWGVGTATFMILGDTCTRGCRFCNVKTGHPNAIDPLEAFKLAKSVEELKLNYCVITCVDRDDLPDGGAQQMAEAIRAIKARTPHVKVEVLTSDYRGDLSAVQTVLDADPDVYAHNIETTRTLTPRVRDRRCGYDQTLSVLAYAKQRRPEKYTKSSIMLGLGETDEDVLQAAHDLRAAGVDIITFGQYLQPTKRHLAVVQFVTPEKFAWFAAQVKPMGFHQVVSGPLVRSSYHAEQAFTTMM from the coding sequence GTGATCGCACGCAAGCCGGAATGGCTCAAAGTCAAACTGCCGACCGGCGAGAATTACAACAACTTGCTGTCGATCGTGCGCGAGCGTAAGCTCCACACGGTCTGCCAGGAAGCGATGTGCCCGAACATCGCCGAGTGCTGGGGCGTCGGCACCGCGACGTTCATGATCCTGGGCGACACGTGCACGCGCGGCTGCCGCTTCTGCAACGTCAAGACCGGCCATCCAAACGCGATCGATCCGCTCGAGGCGTTCAAGCTCGCCAAGAGCGTCGAAGAGCTGAAGCTCAACTATTGCGTCATCACGTGCGTCGACCGCGACGACTTGCCCGACGGCGGTGCGCAGCAGATGGCCGAAGCGATCCGCGCGATCAAGGCCCGCACGCCGCATGTCAAGGTCGAAGTGCTGACGTCTGATTATCGCGGCGATCTTTCGGCGGTTCAGACCGTGCTCGACGCCGACCCCGACGTCTACGCGCACAATATCGAGACGACGCGGACGTTGACGCCACGAGTGCGTGACCGTCGTTGCGGCTACGATCAGACGCTCTCGGTGCTCGCCTATGCGAAACAGCGGCGGCCCGAGAAGTACACGAAGTCGAGCATCATGCTCGGCCTCGGCGAGACGGACGAAGACGTCTTGCAGGCCGCGCACGATCTCCGCGCAGCCGGCGTCGATATCATCACCTTCGGCCAATATCTGCAGCCGACGAAGCGGCATCTCGCGGTCGTCCAATTTGTGACGCCGGAGAAGTTCGCGTGGTTCGCCGCGCAAGTGAAACCGATGGGCTTCCATCAGGTCGTCTCGGGCCCGCTCGTCCGCTCCTCATATCACGCAGAGCAAGCCTTCACGACGATGATGTAG